Proteins from a single region of Gasterosteus aculeatus chromosome 20, fGasAcu3.hap1.1, whole genome shotgun sequence:
- the map7d1a gene encoding MAP7 domain-containing protein 1a isoform X3 has protein sequence MEEDAAAGSTRKSSLSALNTNPTRPDPEGQSSPPTTENAERMESPDKKDSDWRLTTPTKSDVIPRSPALPASPVPRLKSSKDIIKAEERQKLAKERREEKAKYLEELSLMQAAKKSQWLEKEEKARQLREQQLEERRRKLEGQRVKAEKRRATLEERQKQKLEKNKERYEAAIHRSTKKTWAEIRQQRWSWAGALSQNSSRKEGRCSVSTVNLPKHVDSVINKRLSKSSATLWNSPSRTRSPALSPWESSIVDRLMTPTLSFLARSRSAASVLTNGKDGHSPLCPRSASASPLTICAHQPHHHHRRCSDRWRVTSSTPDITQRPRRRSSTPMDKNKKEKKDKERENEKEKNAISKEVFKKRQSLPSMRQRPDPSPSPLSRQRPSSPAAPKGRTASPSPAASPRPPSARGSPSTPKGRPKRAGAPGRMDQRTSSPVSHEHRRPATPEQRKTASPRPPSTTAATTAASPSSPSPEPARSSPSVPASSPTPAKPMAGTNSQEEAARILAERRREARVQREKDEQERRQQEEKERILREERIARDAEERRLREEEARSMAEEQRRRDEAQRLRDEREAEERAAAEQEENVRLQKQKEEAEAKAREEAEKQRLEREKHFLKEEQERLERKKRLDEIMKRTRKTDAGDKKETKSSSLTNVSDKEAESSKASADHQPKPEVNKQEKGQTSAKGSPPAPALNGIHNGLPAAEDAAHFGDLIHLANHGNATNGGRDHRESSAAPGPILAFQSEETFVKKAGAMKPQHVAEVL, from the exons ATGGAGGAGGACGCCGCGGCGGGATCAACGCGTAAGT CTTCCCTCTCGGCTCTGAACACAAACCCCACGAGGCCGGACCCGGAGGGGCAGAGTAGCCCCCCGACGACGGAGAACGCCGAGAGAATGGAGTCTCCAGATAAGAAAGATTCTGATTGGAGATTGACAACGCCCACAAAATCTGACGTCATTCCCCGATCGCCTGCTCTACCTGCGTCCCCTGTCCCCAGGTTGAAAAGTTCTAAGG acatcATTAAAGCAGAGGAGAGGCAGAAGCTTGCCAAGGAGCGGAGAGAGGAAAAGGCCAAATATCTCG aAGAGCTCAGCTTGATGCAAG CTGCTAAAAAGAGCCAGtggctggagaaggaggagaaggcccGGCAGCTGAGGgaacagcagctggaggagcgcCGCAGGAAGCTCGAGGGACAGCGGGTCAAGGCGGAGAAACGGCGAGCCACCctggaggagagacagaaacagaaactGGAGAAGAATAAA GAACGCTACGAGGCAGCCATCCACAGGTCAACCAAGAAAACGTGGGCAGAGATCCGCCAGCAGCGCTGGTCCTGGGCGGGGGCCCTAAGCCAGAACTCGAGCCGCAAAGAAG GCAGATGCTCTGTGTCAACGGTCAACCTGCCCAAACACGTGGACTCTGTTATAAACAAGCGACTGTCCAAGTCGTCCGCTACGCTCTGGAACTCCCCCAGCAGAA ccCGCAGCCCTGCGCTCAGTCCGTGGGAGAGCAGCATAGTCGACCGGCTGATGACGCCGACGCTGTCCTTCCTCGCCAGGAGCCGCAGTGCCGCCAGTGTCCTCACCAACGGCAAAGACGGCC actctcctctctgtccccggTCGGCCTCCGCCAGCCCCCTCACTATCTGCGCacaccagccccaccaccaccaccgccgctgCTCCGACCGCTGGAGAGTGACGTCCAGCACGCCCGACATCACCCAGCGGCCACGCAGACGGAGCTCCACGCCG ATGGATaaaaacaagaaggaaaagaaagacaagGAACGGGAGAAcgaaaaggagaagaatgccATCAGTAAAGAGGTGTTTAAGAAGAGGCAGTCGCTACCCAGTATGAGGCAAAGACCTGATCCCAG CCCCAGTCCTTTATCGAGACAGCGGCCGTCCTCGCCAGCTGCGCCGAAGGGCAGAACCGCCTCCCCCAGCCCCGCCGCCTCCCCCAGGCCTCCATCCGCTCGTGGAAGCCCATCAACCCCTAAAGGACGACCAAAAAGAGCCGGGGCCCCTGGAAGGATGGACCAGCgcacctcctcccccgtctcccacgAACACCGCCGGCCCGCGACGCCCGAACAGAGAAAGA CAGCCTCACCGCGGCCCCCCAGCACGACGGCCGCAACCACCgcagcctccccctcctccccctcaccggAGCCGGCCCGTTCCTCTCCTTCCGTCCCGGCGTCATCGCCCACGCCAGCCAAGCCCATGGCCGGCACCAACAGCCAGGAGGAGGCGGCTCGCATCCTGGCGGAGAGACGGCGAGAGGCCCGAGTGCAGCGAGAGAAGGACGAGCAGGAGCGCcgccagcaggaggagaaggagag GATCCTGAGAGAGGAGCGAATAGCCAGGGATGCGGAGGAGCGGCggctcagggaggaggaggcgcgctCCATGgccgaggagcagaggaggagggacgagGCCCAGCGCCTGCGGGACGAGCGGGAGGCCGAGGAGAGGGCCGCGgccgagcaggaggagaacgtGCGCCTGCAGAAGCAG AAGGAGGAAGCTGAGGCTAAAGCccgggaggaggcggagaagcAACGtctggagagggagaaacacttcctgaaggaggagcaggagaggctggagagaaaaaag CGTCTGGACGAGATCATGAAGAGGACCCGCAAGACGGACGCGGGCGACAAG aaagagACCAAGTCCTCCTCCCTCACAAACGTCAGtgacaaagaggcagagagcaGCAAAG CATCTGCTGATCATCAGCCAAAGCCAGAGGTCAACAAGCAAGAGAAGGGTCAGACGAGCGCCAAAGGAAG CCCGCCGGCTCCAGCCCTCAACGGGATCCACAACGGCTTACCCGCCGCAGAAGACGCCGCCCACTTCGGAGACCTCATCCATCTGGCAAATCACGGCAACGCCACCAATGGAGGTCGGGATCACCGCGAGAGCAGCGCGGCCCCCGGGCCCATCCTCGCGTTCCAAAGCGAGGAAACGTTCGTGAAGAAGGCCGGAGCCATGAAGCCGCAGCATGTGGCAG AGGTCCTGTGA
- the map7d1a gene encoding MAP7 domain-containing protein 1a isoform X1 has product MEEDAAAGSTRKSSLSALNTNPTRPDPEGQSSPPTTENAERMESPDKKDSDWRLTTPTKSDVIPRSPALPASPVPRLKSSKDIIKAEERQKLAKERREEKAKYLEELSLMQAAKKSQWLEKEEKARQLREQQLEERRRKLEGQRVKAEKRRATLEERQKQKLEKNKERYEAAIHRSTKKTWAEIRQQRWSWAGALSQNSSRKEGRCSVSTVNLPKHVDSVINKRLSKSSATLWNSPSRTRSPALSPWESSIVDRLMTPTLSFLARSRSAASVLTNGKDGHSPLCPRSASASPLTICAHQPHHHHRRCSDRWRVTSSTPDITQRPRRRSSTPMDKNKKEKKDKERENEKEKNAISKEVFKKRQSLPSMRQRPDPSPSPLSRQRPSSPAAPKGRTASPSPAASPRPPSARGSPSTPKGRPKRAGAPGRMDQRTSSPVSHEHRRPATPEQRKTASPRPPSTTAATTAASPSSPSPEPARSSPSVPASSPTPAKPMAGTNSQEEAARILAERRREARVQREKDEQERRQQEEKERILREERIARDAEERRLREEEARSMAEEQRRRDEAQRLRDEREAEERAAAEQEENVRLQKQKEEAEAKAREEAEKQRLEREKHFLKEEQERLERKKRLDEIMKRTRKTDAGDKKETKSSSLTNVSDKEAESSKASADHQPKPEVNKQEKGQTSAKGSSPPAPALNGIHNGLPAAEDAAHFGDLIHLANHGNATNGGRDHRESSAAPGPILAFQSEETFVKKAGAMKPQHVAEVL; this is encoded by the exons ATGGAGGAGGACGCCGCGGCGGGATCAACGCGTAAGT CTTCCCTCTCGGCTCTGAACACAAACCCCACGAGGCCGGACCCGGAGGGGCAGAGTAGCCCCCCGACGACGGAGAACGCCGAGAGAATGGAGTCTCCAGATAAGAAAGATTCTGATTGGAGATTGACAACGCCCACAAAATCTGACGTCATTCCCCGATCGCCTGCTCTACCTGCGTCCCCTGTCCCCAGGTTGAAAAGTTCTAAGG acatcATTAAAGCAGAGGAGAGGCAGAAGCTTGCCAAGGAGCGGAGAGAGGAAAAGGCCAAATATCTCG aAGAGCTCAGCTTGATGCAAG CTGCTAAAAAGAGCCAGtggctggagaaggaggagaaggcccGGCAGCTGAGGgaacagcagctggaggagcgcCGCAGGAAGCTCGAGGGACAGCGGGTCAAGGCGGAGAAACGGCGAGCCACCctggaggagagacagaaacagaaactGGAGAAGAATAAA GAACGCTACGAGGCAGCCATCCACAGGTCAACCAAGAAAACGTGGGCAGAGATCCGCCAGCAGCGCTGGTCCTGGGCGGGGGCCCTAAGCCAGAACTCGAGCCGCAAAGAAG GCAGATGCTCTGTGTCAACGGTCAACCTGCCCAAACACGTGGACTCTGTTATAAACAAGCGACTGTCCAAGTCGTCCGCTACGCTCTGGAACTCCCCCAGCAGAA ccCGCAGCCCTGCGCTCAGTCCGTGGGAGAGCAGCATAGTCGACCGGCTGATGACGCCGACGCTGTCCTTCCTCGCCAGGAGCCGCAGTGCCGCCAGTGTCCTCACCAACGGCAAAGACGGCC actctcctctctgtccccggTCGGCCTCCGCCAGCCCCCTCACTATCTGCGCacaccagccccaccaccaccaccgccgctgCTCCGACCGCTGGAGAGTGACGTCCAGCACGCCCGACATCACCCAGCGGCCACGCAGACGGAGCTCCACGCCG ATGGATaaaaacaagaaggaaaagaaagacaagGAACGGGAGAAcgaaaaggagaagaatgccATCAGTAAAGAGGTGTTTAAGAAGAGGCAGTCGCTACCCAGTATGAGGCAAAGACCTGATCCCAG CCCCAGTCCTTTATCGAGACAGCGGCCGTCCTCGCCAGCTGCGCCGAAGGGCAGAACCGCCTCCCCCAGCCCCGCCGCCTCCCCCAGGCCTCCATCCGCTCGTGGAAGCCCATCAACCCCTAAAGGACGACCAAAAAGAGCCGGGGCCCCTGGAAGGATGGACCAGCgcacctcctcccccgtctcccacgAACACCGCCGGCCCGCGACGCCCGAACAGAGAAAGA CAGCCTCACCGCGGCCCCCCAGCACGACGGCCGCAACCACCgcagcctccccctcctccccctcaccggAGCCGGCCCGTTCCTCTCCTTCCGTCCCGGCGTCATCGCCCACGCCAGCCAAGCCCATGGCCGGCACCAACAGCCAGGAGGAGGCGGCTCGCATCCTGGCGGAGAGACGGCGAGAGGCCCGAGTGCAGCGAGAGAAGGACGAGCAGGAGCGCcgccagcaggaggagaaggagag GATCCTGAGAGAGGAGCGAATAGCCAGGGATGCGGAGGAGCGGCggctcagggaggaggaggcgcgctCCATGgccgaggagcagaggaggagggacgagGCCCAGCGCCTGCGGGACGAGCGGGAGGCCGAGGAGAGGGCCGCGgccgagcaggaggagaacgtGCGCCTGCAGAAGCAG AAGGAGGAAGCTGAGGCTAAAGCccgggaggaggcggagaagcAACGtctggagagggagaaacacttcctgaaggaggagcaggagaggctggagagaaaaaag CGTCTGGACGAGATCATGAAGAGGACCCGCAAGACGGACGCGGGCGACAAG aaagagACCAAGTCCTCCTCCCTCACAAACGTCAGtgacaaagaggcagagagcaGCAAAG CATCTGCTGATCATCAGCCAAAGCCAGAGGTCAACAAGCAAGAGAAGGGTCAGACGAGCGCCAAAGGAAG CAGCCCGCCGGCTCCAGCCCTCAACGGGATCCACAACGGCTTACCCGCCGCAGAAGACGCCGCCCACTTCGGAGACCTCATCCATCTGGCAAATCACGGCAACGCCACCAATGGAGGTCGGGATCACCGCGAGAGCAGCGCGGCCCCCGGGCCCATCCTCGCGTTCCAAAGCGAGGAAACGTTCGTGAAGAAGGCCGGAGCCATGAAGCCGCAGCATGTGGCAG AGGTCCTGTGA
- the map7d1a gene encoding MAP7 domain-containing protein 1a isoform X22, whose amino-acid sequence MEEDAAAGSTRKSSLSALNTNPTRPDPEGQSSPPTTENAERMESPDKKDSDWRLTTPTKSDVIPRSPALPASPVPRLKSSKDIIKAEERQKLAKERREEKAKYLEELSLMQAAKKSQWLEKEEKARQLREQQLEERRRKLEGQRVKAEKRRATLEERQKQKLEKNKERYEAAIHRSTKKTWAEIRQQRWSWAGALSQNSSRKEDSPLCPRSASASPLTICAHQPHHHHRRCSDRWRVTSSTPDITQRPRRRSSTPMDKNKKEKKDKERENEKEKNAISKEVFKKRQSLPSMRQRPDPSPSPLSRQRPSSPAAPKGRTASPSPAASPRPPSARGSPSTPKGRPKRAGAPGRMDQRTSSPVSHEHRRPATPEQRKTASPRPPSTTAATTAASPSSPSPEPARSSPSVPASSPTPAKPMAGTNSQEEAARILAERRREARVQREKDEQERRQQEEKERILREERIARDAEERRLREEEARSMAEEQRRRDEAQRLRDEREAEERAAAEQEENVRLQKQKEEAEAKAREEAEKQRLEREKHFLKEEQERLERKKRLDEIMKRTRKTDAGDKKETKSSSLTNVSDKEAESSKASADHQPKPEVNKQEKGQTSAKGSSPPAPALNGIHNGLPAAEDAAHFGDLIHLANHGNATNGGRDHRESSAAPGPILAFQSEETFVKKAGAMKPQHVAEVL is encoded by the exons ATGGAGGAGGACGCCGCGGCGGGATCAACGCGTAAGT CTTCCCTCTCGGCTCTGAACACAAACCCCACGAGGCCGGACCCGGAGGGGCAGAGTAGCCCCCCGACGACGGAGAACGCCGAGAGAATGGAGTCTCCAGATAAGAAAGATTCTGATTGGAGATTGACAACGCCCACAAAATCTGACGTCATTCCCCGATCGCCTGCTCTACCTGCGTCCCCTGTCCCCAGGTTGAAAAGTTCTAAGG acatcATTAAAGCAGAGGAGAGGCAGAAGCTTGCCAAGGAGCGGAGAGAGGAAAAGGCCAAATATCTCG aAGAGCTCAGCTTGATGCAAG CTGCTAAAAAGAGCCAGtggctggagaaggaggagaaggcccGGCAGCTGAGGgaacagcagctggaggagcgcCGCAGGAAGCTCGAGGGACAGCGGGTCAAGGCGGAGAAACGGCGAGCCACCctggaggagagacagaaacagaaactGGAGAAGAATAAA GAACGCTACGAGGCAGCCATCCACAGGTCAACCAAGAAAACGTGGGCAGAGATCCGCCAGCAGCGCTGGTCCTGGGCGGGGGCCCTAAGCCAGAACTCGAGCCGCAAAGAAG actctcctctctgtccccggTCGGCCTCCGCCAGCCCCCTCACTATCTGCGCacaccagccccaccaccaccaccgccgctgCTCCGACCGCTGGAGAGTGACGTCCAGCACGCCCGACATCACCCAGCGGCCACGCAGACGGAGCTCCACGCCG ATGGATaaaaacaagaaggaaaagaaagacaagGAACGGGAGAAcgaaaaggagaagaatgccATCAGTAAAGAGGTGTTTAAGAAGAGGCAGTCGCTACCCAGTATGAGGCAAAGACCTGATCCCAG CCCCAGTCCTTTATCGAGACAGCGGCCGTCCTCGCCAGCTGCGCCGAAGGGCAGAACCGCCTCCCCCAGCCCCGCCGCCTCCCCCAGGCCTCCATCCGCTCGTGGAAGCCCATCAACCCCTAAAGGACGACCAAAAAGAGCCGGGGCCCCTGGAAGGATGGACCAGCgcacctcctcccccgtctcccacgAACACCGCCGGCCCGCGACGCCCGAACAGAGAAAGA CAGCCTCACCGCGGCCCCCCAGCACGACGGCCGCAACCACCgcagcctccccctcctccccctcaccggAGCCGGCCCGTTCCTCTCCTTCCGTCCCGGCGTCATCGCCCACGCCAGCCAAGCCCATGGCCGGCACCAACAGCCAGGAGGAGGCGGCTCGCATCCTGGCGGAGAGACGGCGAGAGGCCCGAGTGCAGCGAGAGAAGGACGAGCAGGAGCGCcgccagcaggaggagaaggagag GATCCTGAGAGAGGAGCGAATAGCCAGGGATGCGGAGGAGCGGCggctcagggaggaggaggcgcgctCCATGgccgaggagcagaggaggagggacgagGCCCAGCGCCTGCGGGACGAGCGGGAGGCCGAGGAGAGGGCCGCGgccgagcaggaggagaacgtGCGCCTGCAGAAGCAG AAGGAGGAAGCTGAGGCTAAAGCccgggaggaggcggagaagcAACGtctggagagggagaaacacttcctgaaggaggagcaggagaggctggagagaaaaaag CGTCTGGACGAGATCATGAAGAGGACCCGCAAGACGGACGCGGGCGACAAG aaagagACCAAGTCCTCCTCCCTCACAAACGTCAGtgacaaagaggcagagagcaGCAAAG CATCTGCTGATCATCAGCCAAAGCCAGAGGTCAACAAGCAAGAGAAGGGTCAGACGAGCGCCAAAGGAAG CAGCCCGCCGGCTCCAGCCCTCAACGGGATCCACAACGGCTTACCCGCCGCAGAAGACGCCGCCCACTTCGGAGACCTCATCCATCTGGCAAATCACGGCAACGCCACCAATGGAGGTCGGGATCACCGCGAGAGCAGCGCGGCCCCCGGGCCCATCCTCGCGTTCCAAAGCGAGGAAACGTTCGTGAAGAAGGCCGGAGCCATGAAGCCGCAGCATGTGGCAG AGGTCCTGTGA
- the map7d1a gene encoding MAP7 domain-containing protein 1a isoform X20 — MEEDAAAGSTPSLSALNTNPTRPDPEGQSSPPTTENAERMESPDKKDSDWRLTTPTKSDVIPRSPALPASPVPRLKSSKDIIKAEERQKLAKERREEKAKYLAAKKSQWLEKEEKARQLREQQLEERRRKLEGQRVKAEKRRATLEERQKQKLEKNKERYEAAIHRSTKKTWAEIRQQRWSWAGALSQNSSRKEARSPALSPWESSIVDRLMTPTLSFLARSRSAASVLTNGKDGHSPLCPRSASASPLTICAHQPHHHHRRCSDRWRVTSSTPDITQRPRRRSSTPMDKNKKEKKDKERENEKEKNAISKEVFKKRQSLPSMRQRPDPSPSPLSRQRPSSPAAPKGRTASPSPAASPRPPSARGSPSTPKGRPKRAGAPGRMDQRTSSPVSHEHRRPATPEQRKTASPRPPSTTAATTAASPSSPSPEPARSSPSVPASSPTPAKPMAGTNSQEEAARILAERRREARVQREKDEQERRQQEEKERILREERIARDAEERRLREEEARSMAEEQRRRDEAQRLRDEREAEERAAAEQEENVRLQKQKEEAEAKAREEAEKQRLEREKHFLKEEQERLERKKRLDEIMKRTRKTDAGDKKETKSSSLTNVSDKEAESSKASADHQPKPEVNKQEKGQTSAKGSPPAPALNGIHNGLPAAEDAAHFGDLIHLANHGNATNGGRDHRESSAAPGPILAFQSEETFVKKAGAMKPQHVAEVL; from the exons ATGGAGGAGGACGCCGCGGCGGGATCAACGC CTTCCCTCTCGGCTCTGAACACAAACCCCACGAGGCCGGACCCGGAGGGGCAGAGTAGCCCCCCGACGACGGAGAACGCCGAGAGAATGGAGTCTCCAGATAAGAAAGATTCTGATTGGAGATTGACAACGCCCACAAAATCTGACGTCATTCCCCGATCGCCTGCTCTACCTGCGTCCCCTGTCCCCAGGTTGAAAAGTTCTAAGG acatcATTAAAGCAGAGGAGAGGCAGAAGCTTGCCAAGGAGCGGAGAGAGGAAAAGGCCAAATATCTCG CTGCTAAAAAGAGCCAGtggctggagaaggaggagaaggcccGGCAGCTGAGGgaacagcagctggaggagcgcCGCAGGAAGCTCGAGGGACAGCGGGTCAAGGCGGAGAAACGGCGAGCCACCctggaggagagacagaaacagaaactGGAGAAGAATAAA GAACGCTACGAGGCAGCCATCCACAGGTCAACCAAGAAAACGTGGGCAGAGATCCGCCAGCAGCGCTGGTCCTGGGCGGGGGCCCTAAGCCAGAACTCGAGCCGCAAAGAAG ccCGCAGCCCTGCGCTCAGTCCGTGGGAGAGCAGCATAGTCGACCGGCTGATGACGCCGACGCTGTCCTTCCTCGCCAGGAGCCGCAGTGCCGCCAGTGTCCTCACCAACGGCAAAGACGGCC actctcctctctgtccccggTCGGCCTCCGCCAGCCCCCTCACTATCTGCGCacaccagccccaccaccaccaccgccgctgCTCCGACCGCTGGAGAGTGACGTCCAGCACGCCCGACATCACCCAGCGGCCACGCAGACGGAGCTCCACGCCG ATGGATaaaaacaagaaggaaaagaaagacaagGAACGGGAGAAcgaaaaggagaagaatgccATCAGTAAAGAGGTGTTTAAGAAGAGGCAGTCGCTACCCAGTATGAGGCAAAGACCTGATCCCAG CCCCAGTCCTTTATCGAGACAGCGGCCGTCCTCGCCAGCTGCGCCGAAGGGCAGAACCGCCTCCCCCAGCCCCGCCGCCTCCCCCAGGCCTCCATCCGCTCGTGGAAGCCCATCAACCCCTAAAGGACGACCAAAAAGAGCCGGGGCCCCTGGAAGGATGGACCAGCgcacctcctcccccgtctcccacgAACACCGCCGGCCCGCGACGCCCGAACAGAGAAAGA CAGCCTCACCGCGGCCCCCCAGCACGACGGCCGCAACCACCgcagcctccccctcctccccctcaccggAGCCGGCCCGTTCCTCTCCTTCCGTCCCGGCGTCATCGCCCACGCCAGCCAAGCCCATGGCCGGCACCAACAGCCAGGAGGAGGCGGCTCGCATCCTGGCGGAGAGACGGCGAGAGGCCCGAGTGCAGCGAGAGAAGGACGAGCAGGAGCGCcgccagcaggaggagaaggagag GATCCTGAGAGAGGAGCGAATAGCCAGGGATGCGGAGGAGCGGCggctcagggaggaggaggcgcgctCCATGgccgaggagcagaggaggagggacgagGCCCAGCGCCTGCGGGACGAGCGGGAGGCCGAGGAGAGGGCCGCGgccgagcaggaggagaacgtGCGCCTGCAGAAGCAG AAGGAGGAAGCTGAGGCTAAAGCccgggaggaggcggagaagcAACGtctggagagggagaaacacttcctgaaggaggagcaggagaggctggagagaaaaaag CGTCTGGACGAGATCATGAAGAGGACCCGCAAGACGGACGCGGGCGACAAG aaagagACCAAGTCCTCCTCCCTCACAAACGTCAGtgacaaagaggcagagagcaGCAAAG CATCTGCTGATCATCAGCCAAAGCCAGAGGTCAACAAGCAAGAGAAGGGTCAGACGAGCGCCAAAGGAAG CCCGCCGGCTCCAGCCCTCAACGGGATCCACAACGGCTTACCCGCCGCAGAAGACGCCGCCCACTTCGGAGACCTCATCCATCTGGCAAATCACGGCAACGCCACCAATGGAGGTCGGGATCACCGCGAGAGCAGCGCGGCCCCCGGGCCCATCCTCGCGTTCCAAAGCGAGGAAACGTTCGTGAAGAAGGCCGGAGCCATGAAGCCGCAGCATGTGGCAG AGGTCCTGTGA